The following DNA comes from Plasmodium coatneyi strain Hackeri chromosome 9, complete sequence.
GTCGAGAACATATTCCCCAACAACGACGTGAACGTGGAGGAAATCGAGAAGCTCACGAACAGCGAAATCAGAACGAGGATCAGCCTAATCGACacggaaataaaaatattaaaaaatgagcacaCGAGGCTGAAGAATGAATACAAGAGTCTGCAGGAGAAGATAAAGGACAATGTGGAAAAGATACATCTAAATAAGATGCTTCCCTATTTGGTTGCAAATGTCGTAGAATCGCTAGATCTAGAGGACGACGAAGAATCGAATGAACCCAAAGATGAATACGACCTGTACGTGAATAATTCAAAGGGAAATAACGATGAGGGGTTTCGCGACATCGATGATGAAAAGAGAGGAAAGTGCATGGTTATAAAAACCTCCACCAGACAAACTATATTCTTGCCTGTCCCGGGTTTAATAGAAGCGTCAGAATTGAAACCAGGAGATCTGGTAGGAGTGAACAAAGACAGCTATCTCATCATAGATAAATTACCCCCCGAATATGATAACCGAGTAAAAGCCATGGAGGTTATAGAAAAGCCATCGGAAGATTATTCAGACATTGGAGGTTTAGATAAACAGATTGAGGATCTGGTGGAAGCCATTGTATTACCTATGCTACATAAGGAGAAATTTGAAAAGATTGGGATAAAACCTCCCAAGGGGGTACTCATGCATGGTCCCCCAGGGACAGGAAAGACCCTACTAGCTAGAGCTTGTGCTTCACAGACCAATGccacttttttaaagttaGCTGGCCCACAACTTGTACAAATGTTTATTGGTGATGGAGCAAAAATGGTAAGAGATGCCTTTAACTTAGCCAAGGAAAAAGCACCAGCCATTATTTTCATCGACGAGTTAGATGCAATAGGAACTAAAAGATTCGACAGCGAATTATCTGGTGATAGAGAGGTACAAAGAACCATGCTTGAGTTACTAAACCAGCTAGACGGCTTCAGCACTGACGACACTGTTAAAGTCATCGCTGCGACCAATAGACCAGACACACTGGATCCCGCTCTACTTCGATCAGGTAGACTGGACAGAAAAATCGAACTACCTCATCCTAATGAAGAATCCAGAGCAAGAATTCTGCAAATTCATTCTCGAAAAATGAACGTCCATAAGGATGTGAACTTTGAGGAATTGGCTCGATCTACGGATGACTTTAATGGGGCCCAGCTCAAGGCTGTTTGCGTGGAGGCCGGGATGATTGCCCTTAGGCGGGGCGCCACGGAGATCGACCACGAGGACTTCGTCGAGGGGATCACCTCCGTCCTCTCCAAAAAGAAGAGCACACTCAATTATTTCACCTAGTCAGAGTGTGGCGTAGCGGTTTTGCCAGCGGTGTCCCCGTAGGACCAGCCTCCACCGCTACACCTTCACTGCACTAGCACTCCCGTATCCATTCCGTGTGATGAGGAGAAATGCGACGGAAACGTGTCACCACTACCCCTGAAAAGTGCCCCCCGCGGGCTGCAACTGCCTGTCTAATGGGAGCCCCATGCCAGATGAACGAGTCAAGAACAGGGGAGAAAGACGCAGCCACGGGGTGGAAGTACGGTAGCTGTACTTTGTCTTCGTTTTAGCCATTCAGTTACGTCTTGATAAACGTGTGCACATAACACCCCCATTTAAATGTACCCAGTAGCGCGCCCATTTTAAATTCTTACGCAACTGGCCCTTTTAGCCTCCCCCCTATATggtcattttatttttttttttttttttttaattcatacGAGACTAACCCTCTCGTGTACACCTACCTGTCTGCAGGTGACAGAACCGGAAACGCACCATGCGTAGGTACCCGCTGCAAagagagggagaaaaatgtgaaaatggcGTAACCTGCCGCAGCAGAGATAAATGTTTCCATGCAGAACTGTATGGCGCAGGGGACTCAAAACagacatttttgcaaagcgATTCCTTTCTCACCTTTTCAAGTGTCGCTACTTTGGCACGCACACAAGTGTGCGCATAGGTCTATTTATCGTTCTTATTATCGTTCTATTATCGTTATCTATGTGACTGTTGGgagttacttttttttttttttcttcttttctttttttctgtatgcGAACTCTAGATGTATACCTCTCTCCCTTCAGCAgctaaacaccaggccatattgttgttcttacatcctaaaacagctaaatatcaggccatattgttgtccttacaccctaaaaatAGCTAAACACCAGGGCACATTGTTGTCCGTATACACTAAAACTGTTGAACACCAAGCCACATTGCtatccttacaccctaaaacagctaaacagcAGGCCAcatttgttgttcttacaccctgGAACCTGGAACCTTAAACGCGGAATCCTAACCCCCCAAATGTCATATCCTAGAAGCCcaaagtgcgaaatcctatatatacacacccctaaaatgcgaaattctaaaccctttttttctttttttcttctttttttccttcttctttttccttttttttcttatttcattttttccttttttttttttttacatctcctgttaatttttctcGCGCATCCTCAATTTCCTGAGAGGGCTCGCACATATGACCCCGCGGGAAGGGGAACCtaccctatttttttgtaacgttTGCTTGGTAAAGTAACAACCACACAAGGGCCGTTATTTCACGGAGCTTCTAAAAGGAGCTCACCGGAAGCATATGAGTCGCATTCCACACCAACTGGAGTGGAAAATTTCAAAGCATCCGCGAACAAAGGATCAGGCGAAAAAACACAACGcgcaaaaatgaagtaacATCTTTGTGTGCACACCGGCAGTTTTAAGAAGCATCAATAAGTGCTTTTCTGTTGCCCCCCGCCCCCTTTCTCCCATCCCCTCACATCCTCTCACTCGCAACCATTATTGCACCGtcgaattggaaaaaaaaagggagataTGCACACGCTTTTCCTTAGGTTTAGTGGCATCCTCTATCATCCGTTTTCATCTGAGATGAGAATATTCCAATTTTGTTCTCTTTATAAGCAAACTTgtctgctttctttttttttttttgtaaaaatttttccctttgtgaGGTATGTTCCAAATTGCCTGAACGATCTTaggcgaaaaaaagaggttaaCCTCTGTGCAGCTGGTAAGTGGGTGTGTGTCGTCCAAAAAATAAGCAGATATAGGCAATTTATTTCCCTTCCCATGAGCGtaggcaaaaaaggggggggtgcACATACCCGTGAGATGTGACAAAAGGGTAACCCATTTGTCAACGCCCCTCTTATTTTTCAGTCCCTGCACCCAGTTCACCCCTCTCTGATATGATGAACTCCTTGACTGTATGAAAAAATCGAGGGAGGCACACATGCGGAATGATCTCTGTGGAAGTAGCCACCATTGCGACGGCGTCGAGACTAAAATGCaatcaaaagaaaaagaaaaagaaaaaaaagggaaaactctACACCATATGTTCATTCCCTTGGCGGAATTGTGGTACTTGTGCTGACCTTAGagcattttaattttatcccTTTGTCCAAGTCTTCTTTGccatattttcttttttttcctatttttcaaatatatataaactttttcgaaaaggttaatacttctttttcgttttttttttttttacatacaaATACTTTCCTGAAAAGGTcattacttctttttccctcttttttttttttcttgatgTGCCCTTTGTTGGGAGTGTTCTTTGTCTTCCATGCAGAGTTATtcaaacatacaaatgtaagagaaggaaatgtaagaaaaaggaagagaaaaaaaaataaaaaagaggaaggaaaaaaaaagggaaatgtcACTTTCTTCCCTACACTGTATTAATTATGCTTTTATTTATGTCCTTCCGGGAGCCACGTATCAAACGTTACATACTatgataacttatattctGTTCTTGTTGCTGCTGATGCTGtcctcttctattattactatttgctcttccttccctggtGGATGGTCGTGTAGTATATgttgtggaatattctgttgaaTCGAATGTTGAAGCTATTGTGGAGCTATCTTCTGTGGAAACATCTAAGTGGTTTACGGgggatcttcttcttctttttcttcctgcagAATGATTACCAAACCAGGAAGACAGAGGGGTATACTGAAGAAAGagggggtgaaggaaagggagggtctaagttggaggaaggaaagaatgattgttaggggtaaaaggaaggaaagtaatgggtctaaggaggaatgaagatgtctaaggaaggaagaaaggaaaggaggatctAAAGAAgcaaggggtctaaggatggaagggaaggaaacacttttaagggaaaaagtaaaaagaaaaaaagagaaggaaggacaaTTTTgagagtaaaaaaagggagggaagtAAGAATGAGGggttaaaagggaaaggaagagagaaTGGAAGCATGTAGTACACACACCCATATATTATGTCGTTTATTCCTATATCTACTGCTCATAGGAATGATGTGTGCAGGTTCAGTTATATAGTCCCAATTTCAGTTGTAgttgtaccttatataaaagtaaaaggatTGTTTGTAGTCCCACTGCGACCATGGAGGAAGTAAGGGAAGACGTTGTGGTGGCTTTACTTACGGCTCCGTTTGCTATGGAGGATGCTTTTTGTACTACTTCGGATACTATTCTATTTTGTAGTGATTCTAATTCACACTTCACTTTTGGCACTTCTATCATATCACAATATAGATCGTACTTTTTGTTAAATTCGGTACAATATTCCTTATGCTTGCTTCCAACATCTGCTGCACATTTTGCTCTCACAGCATTACATGCTAAGGAAACATTCTTTAGGTAACTCGGCCACTTATCCTCACAGTGGGATTGACCATTCCCTAACACTCTCATCACAGTATTATAATCGTAGTAAAAATCGAATACTGCTTTCATATGATTGAAAATATCTTGCTCAGGATAATCACTGCAAGGGAGTCCACATACTCCGCCGTTCTTacaataattatttatacctCCGCAAATAGAACTCATGTCACTTCCGAAAGTggcattccccttttcactcttagataatttttctcctatccaataatagagAAAATGATAAGGTTCACTTTTGGATGGTGTCTTCTCTGTTCCGTATATTTTGTCTATATATGCCAttgcttttttaatttgttccttatcATTACTAAGTTTACTCTTTCCATCTATAACTGTCCCTATTCCTGTTTTGCATGAATCTTTACATTCTTCTGTGCTATCTTTGAATCTATTATAAAATTCTATATATGAAGGGAAACTCTCCTTCCTTGACGGCTACAAATATATTGTTCGgtagaaaaatggaatatatatgtaagtgtGTAagtttttctatatatatgtattttccccccttttcgtatttttttcgattttattatattatattgtaCACAGtgaatatttatatatacgcttccccccttttatgtgttcttttggagggggaaaaaaaaaaggggaaagaaaagaaaggaaggaaaggtttccttctttccccttc
Coding sequences within:
- a CDS encoding 26S protease subunit regulatory subunit 6a codes for the protein MNVENIFPNNDVNVEEIEKLTNSEIRTRISLIDTEIKILKNEHTRLKNEYKSLQEKIKDNVEKIHLNKMLPYLVANVVESLDLEDDEESNEPKDEYDLYVNNSKGNNDEGFRDIDDEKRGKCMVIKTSTRQTIFLPVPGLIEASELKPGDLVGVNKDSYLIIDKLPPEYDNRVKAMEVIEKPSEDYSDIGGLDKQIEDLVEAIVLPMLHKEKFEKIGIKPPKGVLMHGPPGTGKTLLARACASQTNATFLKLAGPQLVQMFIGDGAKMVRDAFNLAKEKAPAIIFIDELDAIGTKRFDSELSGDREVQRTMLELLNQLDGFSTDDTVKVIAATNRPDTLDPALLRSGRLDRKIELPHPNEESRARILQIHSRKMNVHKDVNFEELARSTDDFNGAQLKAVCVEAGMIALRRGATEIDHEDFVEGITSVLSKKKSTLNYFT